The proteins below come from a single Fusarium verticillioides 7600 chromosome 3, whole genome shotgun sequence genomic window:
- a CDS encoding hypothetical protein (At least one base has a quality score < 10) encodes MPVQLLPASAAAFAPRASSVNVVLGSKVESWLTQTLKRINRVKRPLNSVPQHQRCLTETLSSPNAIWTLTSLMLPKTPESDFKRDASNPLVEAIMNYELIHVEAYIVHVDMVLRNEVAYKLTKDTIDALVEYHKEIHCVDAKANTYDWTDKEQQCKKLHDDFVQDINKFVFRTHVSALEGLEEEGAGELLCGKSEEVKNCISALMKPLLPPPPPRVVEVVRQPTLLPSSPVNNMWSQHGLHGNLAAVDSWRVLPSSPSVTSSADSNTSPIWAPMTMDDLSPTPAFTQPHSTAGFFWSSPQVTAPIPALPLPSMLAPAQCGVGMGMTGMGGMSGMSGMGGFGWDRYQEYATIM; translated from the coding sequence ATGCCCGTCCAACTACTTCCGGCGTCGGCCGCCGCTTTCGCTCCCCGGGCTTCATCAGTCAACGTTGTCTTGGGTTCAAAAGTCGAGTCTTGGCTTACACAGACTCTCAAGCGCATCAACCGTGTCAAGCGTCCTCTCAACTCTGTACCCCAGCATCAGCGGTGCCTCACCGAGACTCTCTCGTCACCAAACGCCATATGGACCTTGACCTCTCTCATGCTGCCCAAGACCCCCGAGTCAGACTTCAAGCGTGATGCCAGCAACCCTCTGgtcgaggccatcatgaaCTACGAGCTCATACATGTCGAGGCTTACATTGTCCATGTCGACATGGTTCTGCGAAATGAGGTCGCCtacaagctcaccaaggacacCATCGATGCTCTCGTCGAGTACCACAAGGAAATCCACTGTGTCGATGCAAAGGCCAACACCTACGACTGGACAGACAAGGAGCAGCAATGCAAGAAGCTTCACGACGATTTTGTTCAAGACATCAACAAGTTTGTCTTCCGCACCCACGTCTCTGCTCTCGAGGgtctcgaggaggagggcgcTGGTGAACTCCTCTGTGGCAAGAGcgaggaggtcaagaactGCATCAGTGCTCTTATGAAGCCCCTGTtaccccctcctcctcctcgtgtCGTCGAAGTTGTCCGACAACCTACGCTGCTCCCTAGCTCTCCTGTCAACAACATGTGGTCGCAGCATGGTCTTCACGGCaatcttgctgctgttgactcATGGAGGGTACTTCCCTCAAGCCCCAGCGTCACATCATCGGCCGACTCAAACACAAGTCCTATCTGGGCACCCATGACCATGGATGATCTGTCACCTACTCCCGCCTTCACCCAGCCTCACTCCACGGCCGGCTTCTTCTGGAGCTCGCCTCAAGTGACAGCACCCATCCCCGCTCTCCCTCTTCCTAGTATGCTCGCCCCTGCTCAATGTGGTGTCGGCATGGGCATGACAGGAATGGGGGGCATGAGCGGCATGAGCGGCATGGGAGGCTTTGGCTGGGACCGATACCAAGAGTATGCGACCATCATGTGA